In the genome of Strix uralensis isolate ZFMK-TIS-50842 chromosome 19, bStrUra1, whole genome shotgun sequence, the window ttgggcttggccctggggaagtctggcaggagggagcagagggagctgggctggggggagccagggagaacgcacggaggggaaagggggaaaacctggcaccccgcgggcaccctgcccactccactgcCCAGTTCACCCCCGCCAGATCCCCTCCCCAAGCGTGGCCCAGCCGTACCCTCCTTGCccacgagcacaggcagctgcctgacccgccggcccctgtagatgtggccatcctggcccgacagctccgtctcgtcgtgctgggaaggagagagggggttggctgaaacacggggcccaaatcagcatgcccaggcaaacccccccacccagctccccctggggaaactgaggcacggatccccccacccccaccctggatgctcagcatcaccctcccagcctcgcttgcccccgctgtatccctaccttcgtcatcctcaccttgatggggagcagggtgtggggctggagcggccgcggggTGCTGGgcgggtggggctgggggtgcgggcagcgctgcagcgggtgggtgagggtgtgccgGCCCCCGCATTGCCGCGGCACGCGGGGGTACCTGCACTCGCCCACCCGCTCCCTGTGGGacggagcacagggatgctcagcacccagcaccgtggcaccccgtgcttcaccctactatgccagggagggggctgcgggtgctccccggtggggtatgtccctcccgggtgccctccgactgctgaaggagacccacgcctgtccagctgtgctggatctgctctttccccgtggccctggtgagctgctcatggccatggcaggtccctgcaccctacGCGAGGGACAgcgggaggcaggagctgggctgtcccagctgcagtgtttaatttcggtgacttgtttcacaggaggcagctgactccccagtgaagcctgaggtcaggctgagaccagacacagctcatcacatgtggcttcagcaccactgagacacagacctgggctagacagggcagcgcagggagggctgtaaaacgccacagaccggggacaagcacagctgacccctctgcagcacatctctgctcccctgccctgcccaggccgcccctgcatcccttcagccccaccctgggaagggctctccctctccagggcagggccaacctgcaccccaggggccgggtccccgtgtcccatacctgtggctgtgctgcggtgtttgctccagctccacgacagtatgggagcgcccggcaaggtggggggggagcggtggcCTGGACGGGATGGCCGCGatgtgcctggggagggcaggagccgtgggtgggtgacaggggacacacgacccaccccagctcggggcagtgccccaaaacccacaggcttgtaccccattggcatcccactgcccccagggaggggctcaggagggctgcacccccccaggcagacaccctaacccccgtgccgggcacagcggggcactgccagcacccatctcccctccgaatcacccacgcaccccccgatgcaccggtgccggacggtactcacgggccaggcgccagcatgctgaggggccggtcgcaggacaggcagtggaaatgggccagcagctgcctggcgggggggggaaaggcctgggtgagttcctggggggggatacagccctgcctgcacacaggcaggcagctggcaggcagcagcaaggtgctgggcacttCATTGTAATGAGTTATGGTATTTGCGGGGGGAACCGCAGGGTTTTGAGCCtggcttaccccccaccccaccccaccccaccccaccaaggTCACAACCCACCGGCTGACTACAAAATCAAGGGGCTacgatgggggagagcagttggttgtgggctcccgcttgggaaaaagctccacctcatattaggcaccggagaatccactgaggggagcacccaaaaaccaccattatgggaactacgcccacaggcacgcacagcaccccagtcccatgggaactgggggtaccagcaaggacagaacGGGGCtgttcctgtacctcttgctggggtacaaacgccgggcctgggggatgcaggattcccacatttttcaggatgagttttgtcacagctgccccgaggacagggacacgctcgcctcggccctgcgggcacctccgaaacctggcagctgcctgtggctgcccagggcaggcagggatgggaggcgaagggcgcaggcacccgtagctgccatcccaaccagccctcacaccggtttcatcacttcgtcagcgctaattacccccccgcccctcgccaggagggcaggtcacaacccagctctgcggcgccgcgtgtcacagccctgcccagggggacgagtcgccgttccccacccttgctccagaaaacctttgcacccacatcccagttttggttcgggagggctccatcctgcaggtccccctcctcgtgcctcctttAACATCGGGAGCCTGCTACCGGTGGGAGCagaagccatcgccacccccatcgcactcacttcttcatcccagctgcatcgtcagcctccgtcagcggctccttctccttgagctgctccaggatgctcctccagtgctcctccagctgctgccggaaaggccccagctccaggcggtccagctacggacagacacacaccctcagccagctgccccgggctgggacatcatgttccccaCGAAAAGCCAGGAGGGCGGATCCTCAGAGGGACGCTGCCGTAGGCTGCCAAGCCccgaaggtgccagttttgcgcagcggggacgtgccacccctcaccttggagtccatctcttcactgagctgccgctggacctggtgccagccctgctcctgccccgtcacccggctcagcgtctcctgcatcatctcattcagccgctccatgctcgcctcaaactgggtgcgactcactttgccggccagggcggttttgtctgctttctagcagcggggaaaggcaggagagcagtgaggaaaggatggcgggatgacgggcagggccagctcgtggcaggaggacagggagaagtggctacgtggccccactcgccccatcacccccgtggggttggtcacaccagctgaagggacccaggggaagacagaggcacctggggaaggagccacagccagtctggaaatcctccctcccccaggccagttctgccactgagcccccaaggcacaaggggtgtttgtcaccctgcccagcacccccttgggtggtgccaggaccccccaaggccataccacatCAAtccccagcaccaggtcttccttgttcgccttctccttctccagcctctccagggaccggaacagagccttccaacacagaaaagcatcccatggcaccgcggcagggttggagctgcctcctggccagctgagcaacccccgctccccccacctcacccaaacctccaggaaaggtacattgaacctccacagggctgcaaggtttgggggggtgcagacaaatcccttgtggtccccagcctggggtctgcctggaggatgctctgaccccgagggggtttcagccacctacctccatatctttctccttctggtgatggtcattcaggaggttcccggtgacagaGTTGAGCTTCTCGTAGtccccttgcacctgcgtgacggtggcctggatgcgcttcagcagcttcagcagctcctcgtcctgcttcagggaggaagatgacaaggtggtgccgtgcaagggggggctggctgcccccgtggggacagacccggcttacttgcccggtggccatgggctctcagtgccaacaggacatttgcatcaagGCTTTAAATTCCTTCCGTGCTGCTCacttgtacgaaccaatctgggaggcggtgaggggctCCTCCACATTACAgcgaagcacaaccagctgggggggtgctggcaacctcccaagccccccatgccggcatctccttacctggctcctccctggcagccGTCTTACCACCTTGCCCACTGCCTGCTGCGACATGAAATtgtccaccacctcctggagcttctcgtagcgctgcaggagctgccccacctgCTTGCGGATGTCCCCGCTGCAGgcggggcacgctgcctgcgcctctgcctgctcctgccctgtgctcgccaCCATCGCCCTCagctcgcccagctgcaggaaggggagaaggagtcggctctgagatgaggtggatgcagtcaacAAATCCGGGTGCTGTGGAGGCTCGATGGCCCCAGCCAGCCAGGGGATGTGGctggaaacccctccaggaccaccccaccgagctgtggcggtgggagcgctgcccctggacctcacctgctcctgcagctcgtcagccgtcttggccaccaaccgctccagcgtggccttggtcatctcctgctgctcttccagctccttcagcttatacctcatctcctgcagcgtggacctgctcagtgagacaggggcacaggcaggcttagcctccacagggccgctcagggggtgtcccttgtccccccgggctcctcctgcagggtaggaaaccctgtcccgtccttttaccccagttgcagggtgatctggtcgctgacatcccctttccagttggctccagctacctccagctttccgacggcatcttccagctgcctgatctgggaaaggcagtggtggatgagtcagggcacagccccctctgttgtcccagcccaggggcccttcagctgcctcctccctgcccaactcccccctggcatccccgcagcccccccagggactgctgccagctcaccttcccattctcgccctgcaggtcactggtcaggccctgcagcgaggacacccggccctggaggtcggccaggacgctggtgatgctctccttgtctagatgtggtccgaggggacatgctgtcagtgagagGGGGTCTCGCccttgaggccaggctctgagcacaacgagcccccagcccagggtgtccccatgccaaacacccccctgccagcccccccaggggctcctacctccctccgagaagagcaggcgcagcttctcaagctcggcgtggTCTGGcttgctggcttccagctgggccacctgctccttcaggctggcacaggggtggctgagctgcccgatctggcAGAGAGCCTCCACCGTTTCGGTGCTGGCGatccctggctgcacccctggggtggtggtttgggtgctgggggtacttggctgcacccctggggtagcgctctgggtgtcagaggcccctggctgtgcccctggggtggaggtctggctgtcaggggcccctgactctgtccccagcgtagtggtcttgatgccaggggatcctgtctGTGTCTCCAGGGTGGTGGCACGGGCATCACAAGTCTTTGCCTCATCtgaggaagcacctgcccccttctcaggggccactggtgctctctgcgtccccggggagccaggctgtgtctgcggagtccccttgctggtccctttgctggtcctgggtgcaggctgtggccCTGGTCCCtccagtcccagcgctgagcttgccccatgcggggtgtccacgtctgcagtggggggctcggcgggg includes:
- the LOC141952313 gene encoding glutamine-rich protein 2-like, whose translation is MQMSSSPPLHGTTLSSSSLKQDEELLKLLKRIQATVTQVQGDYEKLNSVTGNLLNDHHQKEKDMEALFRSLERLEKEKANKEDLVLGIDVKADKTALAGKVSRTQFEASMERLNEMMQETLSRVTGQEQGWHQVQRQLSEEMDSKLDRLELGPFRQQLEEHWRSILEQLKEKEPLTEADDAAGMKKQLLAHFHCLSCDRPLSMLAPGPHIAAIPSRPPLPPHLAGRSHTVVELEQTPQHSHRERVGECRYPRVPRQCGGRHTLTHPLQRCPHPQPHPPSTPRPLQPHTLLPIKHDETELSGQDGHIYRGRRVRQLPVLVGKEDFPRAKPKLSPRQWDAKDTSRLLSRPQSTASSLSQPGIPTSPEHRPASSHGRLSQARGLLVPLQPSWDGSSTPEARQDRGSPTEAPPPRPPSRRASISGQQQ
- the LOC141952232 gene encoding uncharacterized protein LOC141952232; translated protein: MAALSLSQLLDVAIGTPQVGAVNFTALHSLLQAVLRHLGLQDLPALGQGHSPTPLLGRDQPPEAPPREEGGQGGGPGTESLTPAKDPLQGTVSTPQDASVAADVGQMKIKIEENESSISKAVALSQDLLEEIGGMKAAQSRMEEDIRMIRETLGMGNLQDAAGQLPALRDQTASDSDMKKLKERLSLYPAPEEVSNMVRWEVLEDCLVGSKAGGGEGGGVGGREGRGLSVDGSEGQAAPAEPPTADVDTPHGASSALGLEGPGPQPAPRTSKGTSKGTPQTQPGSPGTQRAPVAPEKGAGASSDEAKTCDARATTLETQTGSPGIKTTTLGTESGAPDSQTSTPGAQPGASDTQSATPGVQPSTPSTQTTTPGVQPGIASTETVEALCQIGQLSHPCASLKEQVAQLEASKPDHAELEKLRLLFSEGDKESITSVLADLQGRVSSLQGLTSDLQGENGKIRQLEDAVGKLEVAGANWKGDVSDQITLQLGSTLQEMRYKLKELEEQQEMTKATLERLVAKTADELQEQLGELRAMVASTGQEQAEAQAACPACSGDIRKQVGQLLQRYEKLQEVVDNFMSQQAVGKVVRRLPGRSQVRRCRHGGLGRLPAPPQLVVLRCNVEEPLTASQIGSYK